From Tautonia plasticadhaerens, the proteins below share one genomic window:
- the kdpB gene encoding potassium-transporting ATPase subunit KdpB: protein MSLDTETRATRPDADARARKLQRRQCRRASLFDPTLLRQASGRSLAMINPASMARNPVMFLVEVGSVLTLLVTIQSIATGTALGLIVYQAALFVLLLLTVVFANFAEALAEARGKAQADSLRATRQDTPALRVGRVSDTHGETVPSTRLHSGDLVRVEAGQVIPADGEVIAGVASVDESAITGESAPVIREGGGDRSGVTGGTRVLSDWLVVRITAEPGQSFLDRMIGLVEGAIRQKTPNEIALTIVLAAFSIVFLIVTATLYPMGLYFGLRLDIPTLIALLVCLIPTTIGALLAAIGIAGMDRALRANILAKSGKAVEVAGDIDTLLLDKTGTITMGNRRATRFVPLGGANDRELARLAGLASLADPTPEGKSILDLAREQATLDGQVPEGASFIEFTAQTRMSGVDLPDGARIRKGAPDTMARHVESLGGTVPEGYQDAVDAIASAGATPISVAEGDRLVGVVKLEDILKPGIRDRFARLRQMGLRVVMVTGDNPLTARAIADEAGVDDFIAQATPEAKLDYIRQEQQGGKLVAMMGDGTNDAPALAQADIGVAMNSGTQAAKEAGNMVDLDSDPTKLIEVVEIGKQLLMTRGALTTFSVANDLAKYFAVIPAMFIVTLPELRVLDLMGLATTGGAYSAILAAVIFNAVIIPLLIPIALKGVTYRPVGADALLRRNLLYYGLGGVIAPFVGIKLIDLAIDPLLALLPFA, encoded by the coding sequence ATGAGCCTCGACACCGAGACCCGGGCCACCCGACCGGACGCCGACGCCCGGGCCCGCAAGCTCCAGCGGCGGCAGTGCCGCCGCGCCAGCCTGTTCGACCCGACGCTGCTCCGCCAGGCCTCCGGCCGGTCGCTGGCGATGATCAACCCCGCGAGCATGGCCCGCAATCCGGTCATGTTCCTCGTCGAGGTGGGCTCCGTGCTGACCTTGCTGGTGACGATCCAGTCGATCGCCACCGGGACCGCACTCGGTCTTATCGTCTACCAGGCGGCGCTGTTCGTCCTGCTGCTGCTGACCGTAGTGTTCGCCAACTTCGCCGAGGCGCTGGCCGAGGCCCGCGGCAAGGCCCAGGCCGACAGCCTCCGCGCCACCCGGCAGGACACGCCGGCACTCCGGGTAGGCCGCGTCAGCGACACCCACGGCGAGACCGTCCCTTCCACCCGGCTCCACTCCGGCGACCTCGTCCGCGTCGAGGCCGGCCAGGTCATCCCCGCCGACGGCGAGGTGATCGCCGGCGTCGCCTCGGTCGACGAGTCGGCCATCACCGGCGAGAGCGCCCCGGTGATCCGCGAGGGCGGCGGCGACCGCTCCGGCGTCACCGGCGGTACCCGCGTCCTGTCCGACTGGCTGGTCGTCCGCATCACCGCCGAGCCGGGCCAGAGCTTCCTCGACCGGATGATCGGCCTGGTCGAGGGCGCCATCCGCCAGAAGACGCCCAATGAGATCGCCCTGACGATCGTCCTGGCCGCCTTCTCGATCGTCTTCCTGATCGTCACGGCCACGCTCTACCCGATGGGCCTCTACTTCGGCCTCCGGCTCGACATCCCCACGCTGATCGCCTTACTTGTCTGCCTGATCCCGACGACGATCGGCGCCCTGCTGGCGGCCATCGGCATCGCCGGCATGGACCGGGCCCTGCGGGCGAACATCCTGGCCAAGAGCGGCAAGGCGGTCGAGGTGGCCGGCGACATCGACACGCTCTTGCTCGACAAGACCGGCACGATCACCATGGGCAACCGCCGCGCCACGCGGTTCGTCCCGCTCGGCGGGGCGAATGACCGCGAGCTGGCCCGGCTGGCCGGCCTGGCCTCGCTGGCCGACCCGACGCCCGAGGGCAAGAGCATCCTCGACCTCGCTCGCGAGCAGGCGACGCTCGACGGCCAGGTCCCCGAGGGCGCCTCCTTCATCGAGTTCACGGCCCAGACGCGCATGAGCGGCGTCGACCTGCCCGACGGCGCCCGCATCCGCAAGGGGGCCCCCGACACGATGGCCCGACACGTCGAGTCGCTCGGCGGCACCGTGCCCGAGGGCTACCAGGACGCGGTCGATGCCATCGCCTCGGCCGGCGCCACGCCGATCAGCGTGGCCGAGGGCGACCGGCTCGTCGGCGTGGTCAAGCTCGAAGACATCCTCAAGCCCGGCATCCGCGACCGCTTTGCCCGGCTCCGGCAGATGGGGCTGCGCGTGGTCATGGTCACTGGCGACAACCCGCTGACCGCCCGGGCCATCGCCGACGAGGCCGGCGTCGACGACTTCATCGCCCAGGCCACGCCCGAGGCGAAGCTCGACTACATCCGCCAGGAGCAGCAGGGCGGCAAGCTCGTGGCGATGATGGGCGACGGCACCAACGACGCCCCGGCATTGGCCCAGGCCGACATCGGCGTGGCCATGAACAGCGGCACCCAGGCCGCCAAGGAGGCCGGCAACATGGTCGACCTGGACAGCGACCCGACCAAGCTCATCGAGGTCGTCGAGATCGGCAAGCAACTGCTCATGACTCGGGGGGCGCTGACCACCTTCTCCGTCGCCAACGACCTGGCCAAGTACTTCGCCGTCATCCCGGCCATGTTCATCGTCACCCTGCCCGAGCTGCGGGTGCTCGACCTGATGGGCCTGGCGACGACCGGCGGCGCCTACTCGGCGATCCTGGCGGCGGTGATCTTCAACGCGGTCATCATCCCCCTGCTGATCCCGATCGCCCTGAAGGGCGTCACCTACCGCCCCGTCGGGGCCGACGCCCTGCTGCGGCGGAACCTGCTGTACTACGGCCTCGGCGGCGTGATCGCCCCGTTCGTCGGCATCAAGCTGATCGACCTGGCCATCGACCCGCTGCTCGCCCTGCTGCCGTTCGCCTGA
- a CDS encoding universal stress protein, which yields MAVDAEAARPNPEQFLQLIRRQQRGRLKVYLGPAAGVGKTFAMLREGHRLKRQGVDVAVGLVETHGRAETAEQLGELPVIPPRKIEYRGVTLREMEVDAILDRRPTVCLVDELAHTNAPGGRHPKRYQDVEDLLRAGIHVITTVNVQHLESLYDEVERATGVKVKERLPDSVLAEADQIVNVDLPAEDLLDRLRAGKVYPPERVERAMANFFTEANLTRLRELTLSELAHLIDRRSRRAEADRAPALATDRVMVGLSSRSPNAPALLRKAARLADRLDAPWYAVYIQTPAEDLTRIDAATQRQIGKNLELAQQLGGIPMTFKGPDVASTIASFAREYEIRVIVLGKSRQSTWRRLMRGSLLEAVLAKTDGADVVVVDV from the coding sequence ATGGCCGTCGACGCCGAAGCCGCCCGCCCCAACCCTGAGCAGTTCCTCCAGCTCATCCGCCGCCAGCAGCGCGGCCGGCTGAAGGTCTACCTCGGCCCGGCCGCGGGCGTGGGCAAGACCTTCGCCATGCTCCGCGAGGGGCACCGCCTGAAGCGGCAGGGCGTCGACGTGGCCGTCGGCCTGGTCGAGACCCACGGCCGCGCCGAGACGGCCGAGCAGCTCGGCGAACTGCCGGTGATCCCGCCCCGGAAGATTGAGTACCGCGGCGTCACGCTCCGCGAGATGGAAGTCGACGCCATCCTCGACCGCCGTCCCACCGTCTGCCTCGTCGACGAGCTGGCCCACACCAACGCCCCCGGCGGCCGGCACCCGAAGCGGTATCAGGACGTCGAGGACCTGCTCCGGGCCGGCATCCACGTCATCACCACGGTCAACGTCCAGCACCTGGAGAGCCTCTACGACGAGGTCGAGCGCGCCACCGGCGTGAAGGTCAAGGAGCGGCTGCCCGACTCCGTGCTTGCCGAGGCCGACCAGATCGTCAACGTCGACCTCCCGGCCGAGGACCTGCTCGATCGCCTCCGGGCTGGCAAGGTCTACCCGCCGGAGCGCGTCGAGCGGGCGATGGCCAACTTCTTCACCGAGGCAAACCTGACCCGCCTCCGCGAGCTGACCCTCTCCGAGTTGGCCCACCTGATCGACCGCCGCAGCCGCCGGGCCGAGGCCGACCGCGCCCCGGCCTTGGCGACCGACCGCGTGATGGTCGGCCTCTCCAGCCGCAGCCCCAACGCGCCGGCCCTGCTGCGCAAGGCCGCCCGGCTGGCCGACCGGCTCGATGCCCCCTGGTACGCCGTCTACATCCAGACTCCGGCCGAGGACCTCACCCGCATCGACGCCGCCACCCAGCGGCAGATCGGCAAGAACCTGGAGCTGGCCCAGCAGCTCGGCGGCATCCCGATGACCTTCAAGGGCCCCGACGTGGCCAGCACGATCGCCTCGTTCGCCCGGGAGTACGAGATCCGGGTGATCGTGCTGGGCAAGTCGCGGCAGTCGACCTGGCGTCGGCTGATGCGAGGGTCGCTGCTGGAGGCGGTGCTGGCGAAGACCGACGGGGCCGATGTCGTCGTCGTCGATGTCTGA
- the kdpC gene encoding potassium-transporting ATPase subunit KdpC — protein sequence MIRQTVNALIASVVTFALCAVAYPAAAWGLGQLLFPTNADGSLLYRRDRTVLGSALVAQPFASDGYFHPRPSAVDHDASATGGSNLGPRSPKLREQVAERTASLGATDEHPAPPDLVTASGSGIDPHVSPEAARFQARRVAEARGLPIDRVLGLIEQHVERSGFVIGAPPRVNVLRLNLALDDAQ from the coding sequence ATGATCCGCCAGACCGTCAACGCCCTGATCGCGAGCGTCGTAACCTTCGCCCTCTGCGCCGTCGCCTACCCGGCGGCGGCCTGGGGCCTCGGCCAGCTCCTCTTCCCGACGAACGCCGACGGCAGCCTGCTGTATCGCCGCGACCGCACCGTGCTCGGCTCGGCCCTGGTCGCCCAGCCGTTCGCCTCCGACGGCTACTTCCACCCGCGGCCGTCGGCCGTCGACCACGACGCCTCCGCCACCGGCGGCTCGAACCTCGGGCCCAGGAGTCCGAAGCTCCGGGAGCAGGTGGCCGAACGGACGGCGAGCCTGGGTGCCACCGACGAGCACCCGGCGCCGCCGGACCTCGTCACCGCCTCCGGCTCGGGCATCGACCCGCACGTCAGCCCCGAGGCAGCCCGCTTCCAGGCCCGCCGCGTGGCCGAGGCGCGCGGCCTGCCGATCGACCGGGTGCTCGGCCTGATCGAACAGCACGTCGAGCGATCGGGATTCGTCATCGGGGCACCGCCCCGGGTCAACGTGCTGCGGCTGAACCTGGCCCTCGACGACGCACAGTAA
- a CDS encoding potassium-transporting ATPase subunit F — protein MPAALLLGLATYAELFGALASFDRRLSPHPKPGDPAVLYLSAACALAALLYLGYAMIRPESF, from the coding sequence ATGCCCGCCGCGCTGCTGCTCGGCCTGGCGACGTACGCCGAGTTGTTCGGCGCCCTCGCCTCCTTCGACCGGCGGCTGTCCCCCCACCCGAAGCCCGGAGACCCCGCCGTGCTCTACCTGAGCGCCGCCTGCGCCCTCGCCGCGTTGCTCTATCTCGGGTACGCCATGATCCGGCCCGAGTCCTTCTGA
- a CDS encoding bestrophin family protein, translating into MIDYDPHRWYSHLLGVRGSMVREISPRVLAVTAWSAAVAAVHLHVLPVAVPHTVHGLVGVALGLLLVFRTNSSYDRYWEGRRLWGGIVNQTRNLARAASVLLREEPEAVGAVVGWTAAFPYAVMHRLRGRPGLGPPGERLPRAEAEQALAAPHVPLAVAQRISGLLAEARARGVLSDYQQMELDRNVQKLVDSLGGCERIHTTPLPYAYVVHLRRALLLYCGTLPFALVGEYGWAAVLDTLLVSYVFFGIEEIGVEIENPFGCDDNDLPLERYCGAIEGNLRGLLGEQRGPVDGQAGPVSGLATREEC; encoded by the coding sequence ATGATCGACTACGACCCGCACCGCTGGTACTCGCACCTGCTCGGCGTCCGCGGCTCGATGGTCCGCGAGATCTCGCCGCGCGTCCTGGCCGTCACCGCCTGGTCGGCCGCCGTGGCCGCCGTCCACCTCCACGTCCTGCCCGTGGCCGTGCCGCACACGGTGCACGGGCTGGTCGGCGTAGCGCTGGGCCTGCTACTGGTCTTTCGCACCAACTCGTCCTACGACCGCTACTGGGAGGGCCGGCGGCTCTGGGGCGGGATCGTCAACCAGACGCGCAACCTTGCCCGCGCCGCCTCCGTGCTCCTGCGCGAGGAGCCCGAGGCGGTCGGCGCGGTGGTTGGCTGGACGGCGGCCTTCCCCTACGCGGTGATGCACCGCCTGCGTGGCCGTCCGGGGCTCGGCCCGCCGGGCGAGCGTCTACCGCGGGCGGAGGCCGAGCAGGCCTTGGCGGCGCCGCACGTACCGCTGGCGGTGGCGCAGCGGATCAGCGGCCTGCTGGCCGAGGCGCGGGCCCGGGGCGTGCTGTCGGACTACCAGCAGATGGAGCTGGACCGCAACGTCCAGAAGTTGGTCGACTCGCTGGGCGGCTGCGAGCGGATCCACACGACGCCGCTGCCTTACGCCTACGTGGTGCACCTGCGTCGTGCGCTGCTGCTGTACTGCGGGACGCTGCCGTTCGCGCTGGTGGGGGAGTATGGTTGGGCGGCGGTGCTGGATACGCTGCTGGTGTCGTACGTGTTCTTCGGGATCGAGGAGATCGGAGTGGAGATCGAGAACCCGTTCGGTTGCGACGACAACGACCTGCCGCTGGAGCGGTACTGCGGTGCGATCGAGGGAAACCTGCGGGGGCTGCTGGGCGAGCAGAGGGGCCCGGTCGACGGTCAGGCGGGCCCGGTGAGTGGGTTGGCGACCCGCGAGGAATGTTGA
- a CDS encoding ATP-binding protein produces MFTTLRMRLLVGLAPLLAIVVALGVWAIVMFARLGGNIDVILRENYRSVLYAERMKEALERMDSALLFALGGEERQAREQFDEHRPGFEENLAAELDNLTLIAEGEPRMAADLQRTYREFVALSDRYFALGPERTEERRRLYFGRLLPTFLVLKGRADDILRINQENMEAMDRNARRAAAVSIRLMAVALLASVAVGTAVALGLGRSILGPIRAVTAGARAVGRGDYDQVVPVVSRDELGEQAEAFNAMARRIRELQAAGAARLLRAQRTAQATIDSFPDPVIVVDPAGAAERANPAACRMLGVSGCDGSAVSWAPPSAIREPLAAALRGEGDYLPSRFEQAVTLRDDGQERALLPRVLAIRDEHGEPLGAAVVLLDITRFRRIDQLKNDLVSTVSHELKTPLTSLQMAVHLLLEEVVGPLSPKQVELLLAARQDAERLLGMVNDLLDLTRIEQGRVRLDLRPTALKDLLADAVARFEARARDAGIALEWSLAPGLPGVPVDRERVAHVFDNLVGNALEHTPRGGSVRLRAEADGDAVRFAVADTGAGIPAEHLPHLFEKFYRVPGGRTGGAGLGLAITREIVAAHGGAIRAESTPGRGTTFTFTLPTDPARADRPTDEEATP; encoded by the coding sequence ATGTTTACGACGCTGCGGATGCGGTTGCTAGTCGGCCTGGCCCCCTTGCTGGCCATCGTGGTGGCGTTGGGGGTGTGGGCCATCGTCATGTTCGCCCGGCTGGGGGGGAACATCGACGTGATCCTGCGCGAGAACTACCGCAGCGTCCTCTACGCCGAGCGGATGAAGGAGGCGCTGGAGCGCATGGACTCGGCCCTGCTCTTTGCCCTCGGCGGCGAGGAGCGGCAGGCCCGCGAGCAGTTCGACGAGCACCGGCCGGGGTTCGAGGAGAACCTCGCCGCCGAGCTGGACAACCTGACGCTCATCGCCGAGGGCGAGCCCCGGATGGCCGCCGACCTCCAGCGGACCTACCGGGAGTTCGTCGCCCTGTCCGACCGCTACTTCGCCCTCGGCCCCGAGCGGACCGAGGAGCGTCGGCGGCTCTACTTCGGCCGCCTGCTGCCGACGTTCCTGGTGCTCAAGGGCCGGGCCGACGACATCCTGCGGATCAACCAGGAGAACATGGAGGCGATGGACCGCAACGCCCGCCGGGCCGCCGCGGTGTCGATCCGGCTGATGGCCGTCGCCTTGCTGGCATCCGTGGCCGTCGGGACGGCGGTGGCGCTGGGGCTGGGCCGGTCGATCCTCGGGCCGATCCGGGCCGTCACCGCCGGGGCCCGCGCCGTCGGGCGGGGCGACTACGATCAGGTGGTGCCCGTGGTCAGCCGCGACGAGCTGGGCGAACAGGCCGAGGCGTTCAACGCCATGGCCCGCCGCATCCGGGAATTGCAGGCCGCCGGCGCCGCCCGGCTGCTGCGGGCGCAGCGTACCGCCCAGGCCACGATCGACTCGTTCCCCGACCCGGTCATCGTCGTCGACCCGGCCGGGGCCGCCGAGCGGGCCAACCCGGCCGCCTGCCGGATGCTGGGCGTCTCGGGCTGCGACGGATCGGCCGTGTCGTGGGCGCCGCCGTCGGCGATCCGCGAGCCCCTGGCCGCGGCCCTGCGGGGCGAGGGGGATTACCTGCCCAGCCGCTTCGAGCAGGCCGTCACCCTTCGCGACGACGGCCAGGAGCGGGCCCTGCTGCCGCGCGTCCTGGCGATCCGCGATGAGCACGGCGAGCCCCTGGGCGCCGCCGTCGTGCTTCTGGACATCACCCGGTTCCGCCGCATCGACCAGCTCAAGAATGATCTCGTCTCCACGGTCAGCCACGAGCTGAAGACGCCGCTGACGAGCCTGCAGATGGCCGTGCACCTGCTGCTGGAGGAGGTCGTCGGCCCGCTCTCGCCCAAGCAGGTCGAGCTGCTGTTGGCGGCCCGGCAGGACGCGGAGCGGCTGCTTGGGATGGTCAACGACCTGCTCGACCTGACCCGCATCGAGCAGGGCCGAGTCCGGCTCGACCTCCGGCCGACGGCCCTGAAGGATCTGCTCGCCGACGCGGTCGCCCGCTTCGAGGCGCGGGCCCGCGACGCGGGGATCGCCCTGGAGTGGTCGCTGGCCCCTGGGCTGCCCGGCGTGCCGGTCGACCGCGAGCGGGTCGCCCACGTCTTCGACAACCTGGTGGGCAACGCGCTGGAGCACACGCCCCGCGGCGGCTCGGTCCGCCTCCGGGCCGAGGCCGACGGCGACGCCGTCCGCTTCGCCGTGGCCGACACCGGCGCGGGCATCCCGGCCGAGCACCTGCCGCACCTGTTCGAGAAGTTCTACCGCGTCCCCGGCGGCCGGACCGGCGGGGCGGGCCTGGGGCTGGCCATCACCCGGGAGATCGTTGCCGCCCACGGCGGCGCCATCCGGGCCGAGAGCACGCCCGGCCGGGGGACCACCTTCACCTTCACCCTGCCGACCGACCCCGCCCGGGCCGATCGGCCGACCGACGAGGAGGCGACGCCATGA
- the kdpA gene encoding potassium-transporting ATPase subunit KdpA, whose amino-acid sequence MDPSNAWLLPTWAFALPIAAAVPLGWYFARMLDVPHERSGRGLDALPATMRRALVGREPARMGWRAYAVALLAFNAMLFALTFLLLSLQQYLPLNPDAKGPLTGDLVFNTICSFVTNTNLQHYSGEVSLSYFSQIGCIAWLQFVTPAAGLCVMLAAVRGLRGDEHLGDFYLDLMRVLCFVLVPISLIVAVLLVACGVPMTFEGAATANTLEGAEQVIARGPVAAEVAIKQLGTNGGGYFGPNSTHPLENPSPWSNLIELVSIILLPMATIAMFGVMLRDGRHAAVVFGVMLAFCVVGASFAILNEVVPNAATTGLPVADGPNMEGKEVRIGPVGGATWAVFTTATSNGSVSAMHDSLNSLAGMMPMSMMMLNVVFSGIGAGFLNMVSYIVVAVFLAGLMVGRTPEYLGKKVEAKEVKLAMLAILLHPLLICGGSALFAATEWGRETVNDPGPHGFSEIVYEFTSAAANNGSGFEGLGDNTPPWNIATGIVLLLGRFPALIFPLAIAGLLAEKRRVPQTSGTLRTNTLTFAVMLLGTVLLVGALAFLPTVVLGPVADHLSAVPPLPAP is encoded by the coding sequence GTGGACCCGTCCAACGCCTGGCTGCTGCCGACCTGGGCCTTCGCCCTGCCGATCGCCGCGGCCGTCCCCCTCGGCTGGTACTTCGCCCGCATGCTCGACGTGCCGCACGAGCGTTCCGGCCGGGGCCTCGACGCCCTGCCGGCGACGATGCGCCGCGCCCTGGTCGGCCGCGAGCCGGCCCGCATGGGCTGGCGGGCCTACGCCGTCGCCCTGCTCGCCTTCAACGCGATGCTGTTCGCCCTGACGTTCCTGCTTCTGAGCCTCCAGCAGTACCTGCCGCTGAACCCCGACGCCAAGGGGCCGCTGACCGGCGACCTGGTCTTCAACACCATCTGCTCGTTCGTGACGAACACGAACCTCCAGCACTACTCGGGCGAGGTATCGCTGTCGTACTTCAGCCAGATCGGCTGCATCGCCTGGCTGCAGTTCGTCACGCCGGCCGCCGGGCTCTGCGTGATGCTGGCGGCAGTCCGCGGCCTGCGGGGCGACGAGCACCTGGGCGACTTCTACCTCGACCTGATGCGCGTCCTCTGCTTCGTCCTCGTGCCGATCTCGCTGATCGTCGCCGTGCTGCTGGTCGCCTGCGGCGTGCCGATGACCTTCGAGGGCGCCGCGACGGCGAACACGCTGGAGGGGGCCGAGCAGGTGATCGCCCGCGGCCCGGTGGCCGCCGAGGTGGCGATCAAGCAGCTCGGCACCAACGGCGGCGGCTACTTCGGCCCGAACTCGACCCACCCCTTAGAGAACCCCTCGCCCTGGAGCAACCTGATCGAGCTGGTCTCGATCATCCTCCTGCCGATGGCCACGATCGCCATGTTCGGCGTCATGCTCCGCGACGGCCGGCACGCGGCGGTCGTCTTCGGGGTGATGCTGGCCTTCTGCGTCGTTGGGGCGAGCTTCGCCATCCTCAACGAGGTGGTGCCGAACGCGGCGACGACCGGCCTGCCGGTGGCCGACGGGCCGAACATGGAGGGCAAGGAGGTCCGCATCGGGCCGGTCGGCGGCGCCACCTGGGCCGTCTTCACCACGGCCACCTCCAACGGCTCGGTCTCGGCGATGCATGACAGCCTCAACTCGCTGGCCGGCATGATGCCCATGAGCATGATGATGCTCAACGTCGTCTTCAGCGGCATCGGGGCCGGCTTCCTGAACATGGTCTCCTACATCGTCGTCGCCGTCTTCCTAGCCGGCCTGATGGTCGGGCGGACGCCCGAGTACCTCGGCAAGAAGGTCGAGGCGAAGGAGGTGAAGCTGGCGATGCTGGCGATCCTCCTCCACCCGCTGCTCATCTGCGGCGGCTCGGCGCTGTTCGCGGCGACCGAGTGGGGCCGGGAGACGGTGAACGACCCCGGCCCGCACGGCTTCAGCGAGATTGTTTATGAGTTCACCTCGGCGGCGGCCAACAACGGCTCGGGCTTCGAGGGGCTGGGCGACAACACCCCGCCCTGGAACATCGCCACGGGGATCGTCCTGCTGCTGGGCCGCTTCCCGGCGCTGATCTTCCCGCTGGCCATCGCCGGCCTGCTGGCCGAGAAGCGCCGGGTGCCGCAGACCAGCGGGACGCTCCGCACCAACACGCTGACCTTCGCGGTGATGCTGCTGGGCACGGTCCTGCTCGTCGGCGCCCTGGCGTTCCTGCCGACGGTCGTCCTCGGCCCGGTGGCCGACCACCTGTCGGCCGTCCCCCCGCTGCCCGCCCCCTGA
- a CDS encoding response regulator, whose translation MQRGARILIVDDEPNVRLMFRTTLAAGRYDVAEAADGEEALGLLHASRPFDLVLLDLRMPLVDGMETLRRMRDEGLLVPVIVVTAHGSVPDAVEALKLGAIDFLQKPIRPEELRGVVAEVVARHGSALEPAGGRPPTTSTIEGYRFGEALARAKQAMNRLRRAEAELFLRRALELESLSAEAHTLLGVLLMAKDEPHAAREEFMLALESDPGFEAARHNLKHLQARFSP comes from the coding sequence ATGCAGCGCGGGGCACGCATCCTGATCGTCGACGACGAGCCGAACGTCCGGCTCATGTTCCGCACCACCCTGGCCGCCGGCCGCTACGACGTCGCCGAGGCGGCCGACGGCGAGGAGGCGCTGGGGCTGCTCCACGCGTCCAGGCCGTTCGACCTGGTGCTGCTCGACCTGCGCATGCCGCTGGTCGACGGCATGGAGACGCTGCGCCGCATGAGGGACGAGGGCCTGCTCGTGCCGGTCATCGTCGTCACGGCGCACGGCAGCGTCCCCGACGCGGTCGAGGCCCTGAAGCTCGGGGCCATCGACTTCCTCCAGAAGCCAATCCGCCCGGAGGAGCTGCGGGGCGTGGTCGCCGAGGTCGTCGCCCGCCACGGCTCGGCCCTGGAGCCGGCCGGGGGCCGGCCGCCGACGACCTCGACCATCGAGGGCTATCGCTTCGGCGAGGCCCTCGCCCGTGCCAAGCAGGCGATGAACCGCCTGCGGCGGGCCGAGGCCGAGCTGTTCCTCCGCCGGGCCCTGGAGCTGGAGAGCCTCTCGGCCGAGGCCCACACGCTGCTCGGCGTCCTGCTGATGGCCAAGGACGAGCCGCATGCCGCCCGGGAGGAGTTCATGCTGGCCCTGGAGTCTGACCCCGGCTTCGAGGCCGCCCGGCACAACCTGAAGCACCTGCAGGCCCGATTCTCCCCCTGA
- a CDS encoding response regulator, translating into MSDAHRILIVDDEPNIRQTFRTALESAGHGVAEAADVAEALAYFGEHVADLALIDLRMPGEGGMGLLRRLREAGDLTPVVIVSAHGMVPDAVQAMRLGAIDVLQKPIDPDALRCVAAEVIDRHAPAPAPVEAALDAEDVGEEVALSRAKRALNRREFDEAEGFLRRAIDAHPASGEAHNLLGVLHTMRGDLEAARRSFRMARFIDANDPTARNNLIRCEELLTYGSSRRELEGLADATPDDDTPTGRPGHRP; encoded by the coding sequence ATGAGCGACGCCCATCGCATCCTGATCGTCGACGACGAGCCGAACATCCGCCAGACCTTTCGCACGGCCCTGGAGTCGGCCGGCCACGGGGTGGCCGAGGCCGCCGACGTCGCGGAGGCCCTGGCGTACTTCGGGGAGCACGTCGCCGACCTCGCCCTGATCGACCTGCGGATGCCCGGCGAGGGCGGGATGGGACTGCTCCGCCGCCTCCGCGAGGCCGGCGACCTGACGCCCGTGGTCATCGTCTCGGCCCACGGCATGGTGCCCGACGCCGTGCAGGCGATGCGGCTGGGGGCGATCGACGTCCTGCAGAAGCCGATCGACCCGGACGCCCTGCGGTGCGTGGCCGCCGAGGTGATCGACCGGCATGCCCCCGCGCCGGCCCCGGTCGAGGCCGCCTTGGACGCCGAGGACGTCGGCGAGGAGGTCGCCCTGTCCCGGGCCAAGCGGGCCCTCAACCGCCGGGAGTTCGACGAGGCCGAGGGCTTCCTCCGCCGCGCGATCGACGCCCACCCGGCCTCGGGCGAGGCCCACAACCTCCTGGGCGTGCTCCACACGATGCGGGGGGACCTGGAGGCGGCCCGCCGCTCGTTCCGGATGGCGCGGTTCATCGACGCCAACGACCCGACCGCCCGCAACAACCTGATCCGCTGCGAGGAGCTGCTCACCTACGGGTCGAGCCGCCGCGAGCTGGAGGGGCTGGCCGACGCGACGCCCGACGATGACACGCCGACGGGGCGGCCGGGGCACCGCCCGTGA